ACAGATgatgacttttttatggaatgggtggcaaacgagcagacaagtcacctgatggtaagcgatcagcgccgcccatgggaacccgcaacaccagaggagtcacgctttaattaaacttacataaaataagaacttaaataataagtaataaataaatatgtatgtaccaaattaaaataatttcaaactaaAAGGAAAAGAGGTCTCTTTCCCTTTGaattcattataaataatactaagtaGTAATAAACACGATCTATTTCCAAACTCATCTTACTTAAATGCTTCATTTAAATAAGTCGGTTAAACATGGGCATGGGAACTCTAGAACTCGTCTTTGGAAGGCATGCTTGCGGTCAATGGAGAAGATCgactatattatgtacctattgtcAAATAAATAGAACTTTTCTGACTACCTCGTTGGCTAAGTAGTCGCAAGCCAGTCTGCTGAAGATGATCTGACGACGAACTACTCTGGTTTcggttttaaaaaagaaaaaatactttgtaataGTAATGAATATAATTCCCTATgagttatttacttttttaggCTTACGATTTATTACATGGAaccattaaaaacaattatatctATGCATGGGACATATAGCTGCTGGTAAAATGACACCATCGAATGCACGTCGCTATGTCAaccaaacaaacacatttagcATTTGTAGTTAATATATTATAGGTTTTATACTACCAGTTTTTCCACGCAACATCCCTAGAATAGTACCCAACGTAATGCAGCGAGAGAATGCCCATTAATTCAGTCAGTGGACCTGTATAAAACTGGTTAGAAACTCTGGGATAGCTGCCGTATAGTCTAAGCTAGATAATAGTCTAGATACAGATAGTTTATATTGTACTATAGAGGTATTAACAGGTGACTATTATCTAAGCCCTGTTTGTAGTTGATTAAACTGTGATCGAGGTTTAATTGAGGTCAGGACATGTTTACGTTACACAATATTCTCCACTAAAAAAGTTTTCTAAATTGTGCgtctgataataaaaaaaaacagtttctgGTAATTTTTAGGACTTACTGTCGTACTCTGTCATttctacttaaactattccttagtagtaTTAGAAGATAACCTTCAGCTTCAATATTAGTGCCATTATATTAGTTCCGAAAACAActgctaagaactgggttaagtaaccattaaatgaagaGTCATTTACTGACCaacaatatacaatgtgataggggtgagacttctaacccgttaaggctgagtactacatctaattttatcgacaaaagtcgggggtcgaaggggtcgaatcccctccccctaaaagttatggctattttaatattttttttacttttcttgatatcaaaggttgtatgcgtcgtagaaacaaaaaaaaacgtcaaacggtagctaataaccttggctaactaattcataacttttttcatatgtttgataatgttttggtgagaaaaaaaatcatttgtgaaatatttttaccgaaaaaatcactatttttcaatattttcaattaggggttcaacaccccatattattttttttgtcgataaaattagatgtagtactcagccttaacgggttagaagtctcaaccctatcacattgtataactaCAACAAAGTATAACTGAAATAGAATTACATATCTACTCTCAGAGAGACAGCAAGCAAGTTATTGATTAtcgtctttttttattaaataaaatatttggctGTCCCATTAGTTAAGTTGTCAAAGCTTCGACTACTAGTGAGTTTAGAATTGAAGCCGGTTAGGTATGGCAATAGGGTACCTGATTAAGCAGATGAAAATAACCGAATCGTGAATCGAAACTCACTGTCGATGACCGTACTAAACTTAAAGTTAAACTCTAAACTACTCGATCAACAGCTACTAAATTCAACAAATTCCACAAACTACTGAAACTCAAAGAGAAGTTTAACTTTCGATTAAGACACACTTAGGTCCTGTATTGGATGCCTATAGCTATGGCTTCCCGGAGAAACTAGATTCAGCAGATTGGTAGAATACCTGTTTAACTACCTAACTTTGTTTACCAGTGTTAACATGGAAGATTATTTCTAGTTTTCACTGCCTTTTCTTGTTGATCGACTAATTAAATTAAGCATGCAAATAAGCTCTTCATGTACTGATTTAGAactacaaagttttactgtctGAAATTCGttcaacgtagcatagcaaaaCTCTaatggaaaagcatcctaacaAGCGTAAAATTACAATAACTGTTCAGCACaaaatctgaaataaaattcaataaaattaattgttaatggATTTGTCTCATTAAAATTGTAGCTTAGCTTAACATAAGCTGAAAcattaattgatattataatcaAATATGCATTTAAATCCGattcataattatgaaaatacccagttattataatatattaaacaacGTAATTCGAGATTGAATCTATTCACAGATTCATGTTAATTAATGGCAGAGACTAATTAATAAATCACAGGCCACGACCGCAGCATTTATTAGTAACAATATCAACATAGACAGGTTGCGACAGGCCACTGCTAAAGTGTGAGCCTCTTATATACATTAACAGGATTAGATAGGTATTCTAGATTATATAATCTACCTCAGAGGTTGCGAACGACGTTGAGGTTTACCGCGACTCCACTCGACTCAAAGCATatgtaggaaaggggtggttttaggtaagtaagagtctggctCTTAGAGGGAGTGTCACCCAGGCCGGGGAAGGCCTTGTGTGACTTTCCTCCCTCCCAAGAAAAGatataatctacctctgttaaTGAACATCCAAAGCAGTCGTTCTATTGTTATTGAGTTATCTAAAATGGTGAATATATTAATAGTACCGTATCtatatagtattattatttaggcGTCTCTAGCAATCGAAGCATGCTCGTGTACACTGCTTTGAACTACTAATTAAGAAGGCATTCAGGAAAACGGAAATTAAATTCAATGTGGCAAAAAGTATCATGcttacaaaaatgaaataaacgtTGAAATTTGATAGATTAAGTAGTTTTTTAATTACGATCTAATTGCAGCAGTAAATCAAAGCATTTCAGCTATCATGCTTGACGAAGAAATATGTgtctaaaaagaaaaatgtgtcataatgaatttattgtttaattgctAACGTGATATGTCTGTTATTTGCATTTTAAGGCTTCGTAAATTAATTCATATCATTCATATTGCTCTTGCGGTTAATAGCCAGTCTCAAATACCCATTTGATGATAGATTTGGCTACTAAAGATAGGGTTTTGACGTAATTAAGCTCCATGTAAATTGTAAAACTTTATCTCGAGGAGTCAAAACTGATACCTACATAAATGGGTTATATAGACAAGTCGTTTATCAAAACTTGTAGGGATTAAGATTGAAAAACATAACctttttttcttatataagtcttaatttaatattacaaagttgGGCGACTGGCCTTTCAACAGAAGTATTTCTGAGAGAAATCGaaaattattagaattattgATGTCTTACTAGTAGGTAGTTCAAATTTGTAACGGTAAATTCGAGTGCAAAAAACCCCGTAACGTAGTGTAAGTAAAAATAACCACAAAAGCCACAATACCACAGTTACGGTAGCACAGGTAGCTTGCACATCTAATGACTGATACAAGGAAGCCAACCGTTCTGTGAACCCATGTCTACAGAATTCTATTGAATAGGGCTTCAAATTCTTCACTTGATCGTAAGCAATACCAGAAGAATTACAAGTTATAATTGCTTTGACGGTCTTTTCGGGGTTAGAGTTGTGAAGATTAGGGATTAAAGATCAAGGGGGAAATCTCGGCTTCTAAGTAACTAAGTTATAGATCTACCtttaaaggaaattatttttattgttatgtacaCGAAGAAGAATGCTTCATGCACCTAAAATTCGCACAAGTAGGTGTAATTTTACACTTTTTAGTGGAAAAGTGcgtgttagaaaaaaatacttcaggAACTTGTAATGATATAAATCAgggaaactttttttttaggttttactACGAAGAAACGGTTCCTAACTATATAGCCGGAATCTGGAAGTTGGCGATATAACACTTCTATGCTTCGAAGAGCACGCGAACTCGGATTGTCATACAAAGATATATGGCTGCAATTAAACTGATTGTGTGACCGTGTTTTGATTTTACCTTTTAAttactctttttttaaggggaaaatcatccaaatgaCTTCAAGGTGGGaaccttgagtgaggcgagaggaaatggttactgactaaaaaccaccccgttcctacttctgcccttcgggccggatccccggtaaacccgctaggtagtccgcagcttcgaatcaggcatcagccctactgggccccagtGGGcttctgtggtggtctgacggtTCTTTATGGCGTTTTAATTACGCTAAACTATTATTTGAAGTACTGTTTATGTGAAGTATGTTCGCTTCACGAATAGGTAATGCGTAGACTATTCTACTTGCAAAAACGAACCAAAAAAGTAGTGATTGTTCTGAATTCCAAATGAGAAAGTAAACACTATCGTAGTCATTATATTATGCATACTACGAACGCGCagccattttaatttcaattcacGCATGAAACTATAAAGTTGCAGAATGAAAGAGCTAGTTATTGTCTgattcatttattaattgaacaataaatacttaaaaattaacatCAATCGTCTAACTTTCACAAAATCTCACAGTTTTCGCGAGAGCCAGACGATATTGCGtaatatttcgataaaattacttttgtgaGATGAAAAGTAATTACGAttcctataaaataaattacttagcgaataaataaatgcatgttAGTTGAACTGAATGCTCAGTCGTTGAGGTAGCCGTAGCGTATACTCGATTGGTGGGTTTCGAACGTGAGTCACCAAAATGTATGCCTACTTATCGTATATTTTCCATGGAATAAGAAGAAATGGAGGGATAGGGCACTACATGACCCTTGAGTCGGGTTATTCAACTATGGCCTTTGTGTGAATTCTCGCATACCGCTTATTAACAAAATCGCGAcctttattttaatcttaactGCAGCCTCCATCCTTTTTATTGCACGGTTTGTTGTGACATTTCGTACAGATACTTAAAATGCTTTTTAGTCAGATATGGGTGCGTCGTTGTCGGATCTCGCCCACGGTGAGAGTAGGGGGCCAGGTGCAGCCCAGGGAGCGGGGACAGCTGGAGCTGGCAGGAGTTCAGCTCGAGGGTGTAAGTGCACCAGAGGTGATGGTGACGCGGCTGTTAGGAACAATCTGGATACAGCCTGGAAAACGGAgaaataattaatgttgtatgtaaagaaaaaaatgtctgaAAGTTAtcattactaaataattttcatcCTTATTTGCGTTCATTTCATTACTCGTAGATTTTCGTCGATACAGATTATAAACAATTAGCTAACGAAAATAgaatacgttattttttttacgttgatTGACAAGGAGATTATCAGTGTTTAAAAACAATGAGGGATTTTCAAAAGCTTCACTTAATTGTAAcgagaaaaaaataaagcaatttattttactctttccTTTGAGAAAACAAAAGGCTTAACGTAAAAGTAAAGAATTACTTAAAGTCGAAAGTAAGTTAAAGTAACCAATAATGGAATAGATTTCAACGTCTTTAGTTTTGATGTCGAGCTCAGATAATAATCAGTCACTTCGTGGATATCGATCACagttaaaattagttttattttttattatagaacaCGCTGAACAAGCAGacctatcacctgatggtaagcattcgccgccgcccatggacacttgaaacaccaatgacgttacaagtgcgttgccggccttttaggggtttggaatttaggggttgtacaggaatcggggattgggaaggggggaattgggcctccggtaacctcactctaacaacgcaatcgttgtttcacgtcggttttcggtgaggccgtggtatcactccggtctagccggcccattcgagccgaagcatggctctcccacactaatatttttaattaattgatttccTTACCTGACTGACAGCCACAATGAGTAACATGACGCCGATGGCTAAGTTCTTCACTGAGATGACAGCTAGAGCCATCAGGAGAGTGGAGATCACACCCAGGGTGAACATGACAGGTAGGAAGATGAAGGAAAGTCGTTTGAGGGCATTGTGACCAAACGTACGGCCGACGCTTAAgtctgtaaaataaatgttttgaaaaatcAATCATCACTTCAAAAGTTTATATGAACTGTTCACTGTTAGACTTTGCACTTCGTCTATGTATAAGGTGTTATAAAGGTATCTGTCACGGTTTTAATGGTAGATAGTGTGGTACCCAAATTTTATCGACGAAACGTTAGAGACAGTCAAAGAGATAGGTATTTCATAACAAACGGATACGGAGATATTTGTCTAAAAAAATTAACGTgaataatcaatcatttatttttactattgtaatcttcaaacacaacactaccccCTATTAAAGCCATTgcagatatttttagaacaccttatatacgtAAGACAGATAGATACATCAAATCCCAAAAGGTTTTGACAGTTACTCTGCCTTATATATCTCagggaatttattttattttaggtcttatgtacaaaaatagaatattaaaagATTTAGGAGGCAATTTGCTACtcgtataaaaatcaataaggATGTTTTTCCTATAACGTGGGCTGTTTACACGTGTCGccatttaataatacttaagaCTAAAGTATAATGAGCGTTTAATTTCTAAGATAACTAAACACAGAGCAATTAGCTTCACGACTAGTGGCCTTTAATCCGTCTTAGCCTATTTCATATAATGATATAGGGTTTAAAATCCCATTTAGGTTTGTGATAATCAAGATGAAATATGGTACACATATTCTAGGGTAATCTTTGAAATTGTTGAAATATCTTAGAGTCTGAACCACAAGGACGCTTGGTACCTATGTTGTGGGTCCAATGTTGTTGCTAAGTACCCAACTTATTGGTACTGATATTTGGTATTTAAATGGTGACTTAAACTGACTAACAATACGATAGATTTTTAGTTCTTATTCCgcttaaagatatatttttaggaTGTGGTGTGAAGCACCGCCCTCCTCCCCGCAATCAAATGTTCATGCAGCAAAAATTTCACACCGCTTgctaaaaatacatctataagtggaataaaaaactaaaaatctatcgtttgttagtgtagcatggatttccgcaaagtaacgcctgattctattctatagacTTAAATGAATTAGATAAAAGACATAAAATATGGagtaattttttaatgaaaatgattCCTTCTGATAGTGGAGATTGGACTAAAATTGGTATTAGGAACCAATAATTTCGTTAAAAATCTCTTTAAAGTTATGAAGATATATGTGATGAAACACGTTTTAGAGTTGAACCCGGTTATAACTGGAACTAAGAAATTGTACCAGAATCGTTTTTCAGATCTGTTCTCTATTCAAGAGAAAGATGATAATCCATTAACTTGAGTACTTTGGCACTTAGGAACAGAGATCGGGTGGAAAATGTCGGAGAAAagcttttgtttaataaaacttgACACCATTCCTGAAATCTATTTTAAGTCTTACAATTTTCGTGTAGAAATGTTGGCCTAGTAACCAATTATACCTTAGTTTAACAATTtgattgtattttgtaatatttcatgTTTCTTTTGTGTCCTTAGGAGCAACATGATAGCTAtctaatataaatgtaatttccATTCTATAGATAATGCTCAATTATCTTCTAAGATGTACTCTGTCTTAATTTTGCGTAGTAGATTATTGTTTACTAGATAAGGTTtaatcttaaataataataataattaatgttaaggGACTTCGCAATACACAATATCAAAATTAGATAACTTTAATGTATACGagacttactgccgcactcagagagatttaatgattacttaaactattcctctgtaacgattttgttctgaaaacaattgctaaggactggattaagtaatcattaaatgactgagtgcggcggtaaggAACTTTAAGTAACTAATCTCATCAATTTACACGTTAATCACCGTGTTGGTCATCGATGATCAATGTTAGCGTTGAGATTGCCTCCTACAGTTTTTCTATGACTGACTATGACTATGTTAAAAGCCATAATTACCTTGACTAAAGAAATCCTTGCTCTCCGTGCTATCACACTGCACTACCGAGACGAAAACGATGACGTACGTCAAAGACAAAAGGGTGAGTTTGTTGCACATTTTGACTggcacttttttaattttaatttcagcGAAGCAATTACAATTAGCTGGTGATCTCCAGACGCCTGCTGGAGTATGACTGATTGACTGGCGTTTGTTGCCCAGGATATAAAGTGTCCTATGGAAGACAATGGCCGGCGAGACCAAAGAATCACGACAAAAGAAAGCGCAGGACAACGTGACTGCACGGTAGAAATGTCGCCCCCGATATCGACGCCTGCGCCGCTTAAGGACTAATGTTAATTCATTAACGGTGTGTATGCTCCCGTTGGACATTGTTGCGATCGTTATCACAGCAAATGAAAGGTGAAAGTGATGTGGACTTCCTTCTCATCTGTTTGTATAGGATTTCTATTTCAGGTGCACGTAGCGCTGTTCTGAATTTGCCTGTGGTAACCgtagtaattttaatgttttttattggcatgtattttattgttttatgcatggatattaaaatatcgtttttgttaatcaagattaattaaaacagattataaacataaattaaagttATCATGAACATCAATCTATTTGCAGTAGCCAGACAGGTAGGAAAGAAAATGTGTcataaagtaggtattatatgGCGTCCTGTAAGTCTTGCTTTCATTTAATTGCGAGTCATGTAAAAGTgattaatgaaataatgattTGCGTGTTTGAGGAATAATTAGTGGATATTAATCAGGAATTTTGTCACGTGCCGTGTAGAGAAACTCGATCGTGGGGCGGTGGCGCGCGACAATGCGCCGGCGCAGTCGCTCGGCCGCGTCCGTGACCGTATGCTAATCACACACTATGTTTGACAATATAGGCCACTTCCTGTCACCATCGAATACCGAAAAAATCGAAACTCGAATCACCTagatttttgaattaaaattagtgCTTTCACACGCATCTCACTGCTTGTTCAaacaaatcattgttttttaatttgttattcgTACGGCGTTTTGGTTAATGTATTCCTGTCTCGGAGTTCGTCGGTGGTcttttagttgtaaataaagcATTCAAGTTGTTTGTCGCTCTAGTGAATCTTATTGTTAGAATTATGctaaaatgtgtattttgtttaccTACATTAATTTAGATTCAGGTCATGGTAAATAATTatctcatttaaataaaaacttaatgaaaatatagaaatataataaaagtgtaTATTATATCGTTACTTTAATAGGTATCTACGCAACTCCTGAGTTATTTAATTGGCAACTAACCGACTTAacaaaaggaggttctcagttctcaaactgaaaacctcacGAATTTGACGCGGTTTtcagaataatatttttcagacttcaGAAATAGTTCTAGGAATATTaatcgactttaaaaaaagggggCGGTAAATAAAAGACATTTGAAGTCATTTCcctttttaagttttattcttTCATAAGTTTTTCACACAAAACGAATCCCATCTCTTCTGTAGCCATTCTTCCTGCCCTTCTGAGCCGAggtatttaattcaattactgGTTCAGCCTATCTGAGGTATCTATATTTAGACTAGTTGTACCAAAAACTTTCATTCCACCTCATAGTCCTCATACCGCACACGGGTCAACTAAACAAATGATAGTAATCGGGTACTATTGTGTATTTTAAGTATACTATGGGAATCTGAAACTACTGTCACCATTCATAATAggcaataataatatgtatcatGAAATGTGCGTCAGTCTGTTTGATGATGCGAACctagtacctagcgggttaccgatgCTCTGGCTCGGatatcaggagtaggaacagggtggtttttagtcagaaagagactgacactcccctCGCATCACCCTAGGCGTAAGAAGTCACTGGAAGTGATTTTTTGAAGGGTTTTCAtcatgatttttccccttaaaaattCACTTATAAACATAAACCGCTCGTTGGATTTGTATCATAATTACCATAATTATCATGACATACCCTGCCTGGGTAATGCGTTAAACGCCGGCTAATTATGATTAAACTATCTTGCACAATTGAAAGCAGACAAAGTCACAGACAAATCTAGTCGTAAGAAACCTACATGAGCTATTGTAAATTCCCCCGTGACACAAtacctatctacataataaCTGAAGGTACAAGAGCATGGGAAACAAAATCGAAACCACAATAAATTCTCACAATACTGAGACACATCACCATTCTTGATGCACCGATTGTCTAAAAACATTGAATAACCGTTAAACGTTATAAAAAACTGCATAACTAGTTATACACAATAGACGCATAACGTCTGTCGTGCCGTACAATCGTCaattacttacaaaaaatacCGATTAAATAACGTCAATTGATCACAAAAACTGTTGTGATTATCATGTTATTGTAACAGACTAGAGAATGAACGTAGATtgagtttttattaattgaatcaATGTCTAAGACATTTTTCTGGTCAAAACAATTTGGGtacggtacctatttatttttagatcattttaacaAACTTGCCTTCAGCAATAAAATGGACCATCCAGGTcgtcaaatcaaattaattaaaattgattgtcTTCATTTTGGAGACATAaaagttttgtataatattgttGTCTTTGTTCTTTAAGGGGGGAagtgttagattcttactgactaaaagccaccccgttcctactcttacttttcgaaccggagcccccggtaaacccgctaggtaatccgcagttTCAGATCATAATATTACTATGTCTGGAATCATGGTTAATGGTTTAATCCGTGTAAAACAATCGGCAACTGGTCTTCAATTTGcgagaataataaaatatgatgtttttGTTTCGTAACTCTTACAATATCTATAACAAATCATAACACATAACACTATCAAAATAAACCATGACATGCAAAGATTTTATTGATCGTTTTTTAGTCGTCTGATATCGATTATGCTGAGCTAATGTCTAGACGTGGCTTTATTATCAAAACTTTCCCTTGCATTTgagtattacataaaaaatagagTATTTTATTGCGAACGGCCGATAGCTTTCATTTGTCAGTCATACAAAGGCATATAGCGTGCATACTTAGTCAATTTTAAATACGATTTATATGCACATCCTCATTACGaagtcttttatattttttttatatttatgtttatgttttttaagcACGCGAGTTTTATGTGTGAGTTGCATGAATTAGGAAAATACTAGAAGTTGTACGTACACTAGTTTACTAGAAGTAATGtttgaataaaatgttgttgGTGTTTAAAAACTAGGTTTGTTTCAAAATGGGACCAAAAAGTTTACAGACAACGCAACAGAGTAacgtaaataattaacattcaCAAAGCTAGGTGCTGGTTTAAAGTAAACACAACAGCTACCCTTGATTATCTGACCACTCCACCAACAAGGCCGTTCTGTACACATACAtcaacttttgaattaaatatttattttgtctgtacCTACTAACATActcatattcattaatttaagtgtgggagagccatgcttcggcacgaatgggccgcctcgaccggagtgataccacggtctcacagaaaaccaacgtgaaacaatgcttgcgttgtgtttcgttgtgtgagtgaggttaccggaggcccaataaacCACTTTCCCAGTCTTACCAaaccccaattccccaacaaaccttaaattcctaatttgtacacttgtaacgcctctggtgtttcaagtgtccatgggcggcggcgattgcttaccatcaggtgatctatctgctcgtttaccggctcattttataaaaaaagcaaCTGCTACCCTGGATTATCTGTCCAGTCCACCAACAAGGCCGTTCTATACACATACATCaacttttgaattatttattttgtcagtaCCTACTAACGtactcattttaattaatttataactggCACACTTTACCAACATGTAACCAACGCGAACGTAACCCCAAATACAATAAGGATGAACACTTTCGTTTGAGTGTCGGAAGCGATAATACAACGATTAGGCCCCGGAATCGCTTAAAGTGTAACGGAAGTTTAAGCCAACCGATTAACTGTTACTTTTATggcttagaaaaaaataatcaataagaATGAACAATGAGGCTCCTTGCCAGGTTTccagattatatttatttattatttaggaaCAATTAACAATCATATGTTACATTAGtacagtaaaagtaataaataacatttaacaaaCATGATCCACACCATTGTTCgcggattgaaattaaaattcggTGTCAGATGTAGGACATGAATGTAAGATCTGTACGATTGTTGTTAATACGTAGATTACACAGTTTCAGTTAGTGACTTGACAACTTGCCTTTTAAATTGCATATTAGAAAGAGCAAATATGTCAATGTGCATATACCTATATCGTTtgtgattatgaattaaaaaacaGAGTAAATTAACACATCGGTGTAAAAGAAAAGGTAGGTAAATGTCAAGTCCTTTTGGTAActtctataaaattataagcaaaATGAAATATCTGATTACGCATTACTTCATCAAGCTCATGATCAGTTACTATGATGCCCAAAGCTAAAATGCTAAATAAAGTAGTTCATACTGGGCAGATTTTAAGATCACTATTGTGACCAAATTTTTAATGGTTTCTACAGCCCATCTTTAGCTTTCATTCTGATGGTAGGCAGGTACTGAATAATCCGATTAAATTTTTGAACCTATAGTAAACCTAAAACGCGTACATATGTTACACAAAGGTAAAGTTTATGCCGAAAGTATTTTCTGCTTCGAACTATGTAGTCGTCTAGGTAACCTGGGTCTAATCACAACTTTATTAGTCGACAAAGAAACTTATTATATTGcgttataataaataaccaCTTGTTCTGTAGAaagttgtataatattttattagaaattattatattataatagttatcaTACTTGAGACACTACTTTCTTGGGAAAACATTCTACCAGACCTACTTAGTCATCATGTGAAAACTTAATAGTAAGTGAATATAATGtcttaaaatatgaataatgcaTTATCGTGACACGAATAggaattaaaattagaaataggTATGTGATTCGCGAGGGGTGCCATTGAAAAGTGTGAAAGTTACACCGATCTATCGCGAAAGTGACATTAAGTTGGTATAGTAAGCAATGTTACGAAACTTGAAGTGAACCTGTCGCGGTTAGAGATCGGGTTGATTGATTAGTCTTTGATGAAGAAAATTGTT
This genomic window from Spodoptera frugiperda isolate SF20-4 chromosome 28, AGI-APGP_CSIRO_Sfru_2.0, whole genome shotgun sequence contains:
- the LOC118264936 gene encoding protein apnoia produces the protein MCNKLTLLSLTYVIVFVSVVQCDSTESKDFFSQDLSVGRTFGHNALKRLSFIFLPVMFTLGVISTLLMALAVISVKNLAIGVMLLIVAVSQAVSRLFLTAASPSPLVHLHPRAELLPAPAVPAPWAAPGPLLSPWARSDNDAPISD